Proteins from a genomic interval of Calditerricola satsumensis:
- a CDS encoding LytTR family DNA-binding domain-containing protein: protein MDERAAWLTFSPSVVVADAQRYVYYRPSPLIDLKIRPGDPIKPGSVTDKALRLEREVAEWRDECLFGVAYFGLSVPIKETGRMKGVVTLIFPQSFASQAPFPPTASFLTVWDRERWVPIAVEDIIYLEAQNRKTFIQATGAQGLHRAPLSTIEKSLPPDRFARIHRAYIVNVHRITEIHPDSHSTFRIVMSDGSRLYVSRSYAPLLRRRLGF, encoded by the coding sequence ATGGACGAGCGAGCGGCGTGGTTGACGTTCTCGCCTTCGGTCGTTGTCGCCGACGCGCAACGGTATGTGTACTACCGGCCGAGTCCGCTGATTGACCTGAAAATCCGTCCGGGCGACCCGATCAAACCCGGATCGGTGACCGATAAGGCGCTGCGCTTAGAACGTGAGGTGGCAGAATGGCGAGATGAATGCCTGTTTGGTGTTGCGTATTTCGGCCTATCGGTCCCGATCAAAGAGACCGGGCGTATGAAAGGCGTGGTCACCCTTATTTTCCCCCAGTCGTTTGCTTCCCAGGCGCCTTTCCCGCCAACTGCCTCGTTCTTAACCGTATGGGACCGTGAACGCTGGGTCCCGATTGCCGTGGAGGACATCATTTACTTAGAAGCGCAAAACCGCAAGACGTTCATTCAAGCAACCGGCGCTCAAGGTCTTCACCGGGCTCCGCTTTCGACGATAGAGAAATCCCTGCCGCCGGATCGTTTTGCTCGCATTCATCGGGCGTATATCGTCAACGTGCACCGGATCACGGAAATCCATCCCGATTCGCATTCCACCTTCCGGATCGTGATGTCTGACGGTTCGCGCCTGTACGTGAGCCGATCGTATGCGCCGCTGCTGCGCCGGCGGCTTGGATTTTAG
- a CDS encoding pseudouridine-5'-phosphate glycosidase: MSERWLAFSDEVQAAREAGKPLVALESTIISHGMPYPQNLETARAVERIIRERGAVPATIAIVDGKIKIGLSASELEALATRSDVLKVSRRDIPYALTQRKMGATTVSATMIAARLAGIAVFVTGGIGGVHRDVNETLDISADLTELAQTNVAVVCAGAKAILDIGRTLEYLETHGVPVVGYQTDEFPAFYTRRSGFRVDYRLDTPQEVAALLKTKWELGLDGGVVVANPIPEEDALDEAAVHQAIETALAEAKAQNIRGKAVTPFLLRRVKELTGGASLKANIALVQHNARVGAEIAAAYAELCRNAL, translated from the coding sequence ATGTCCGAACGATGGCTGGCCTTTTCCGACGAAGTGCAAGCGGCCCGAGAAGCCGGGAAACCGCTGGTCGCACTGGAATCCACCATTATTTCGCATGGCATGCCCTATCCACAAAACCTGGAAACAGCCCGCGCCGTCGAGCGCATCATCCGGGAACGCGGGGCCGTGCCGGCAACCATTGCGATTGTCGACGGCAAGATCAAGATCGGGCTCAGCGCCAGCGAGCTGGAAGCGCTCGCCACGCGGTCCGACGTGCTCAAGGTGAGCCGGCGGGACATCCCCTACGCGCTGACCCAGCGCAAAATGGGGGCCACCACCGTCTCCGCCACCATGATCGCCGCCCGCCTCGCCGGCATTGCCGTTTTCGTCACCGGCGGCATTGGCGGCGTGCACCGCGACGTGAACGAAACACTAGACATCTCCGCCGACCTGACGGAATTGGCCCAGACCAACGTGGCCGTCGTCTGCGCGGGGGCCAAGGCGATCCTCGACATCGGGCGGACCCTCGAATACCTCGAAACCCACGGCGTGCCGGTGGTGGGGTACCAGACCGACGAATTCCCCGCCTTCTACACGCGCAGGAGCGGCTTTCGCGTCGACTACCGGCTCGATACGCCGCAGGAGGTGGCGGCGCTGCTCAAAACCAAGTGGGAACTGGGGCTCGACGGCGGCGTCGTCGTGGCCAACCCCATCCCCGAGGAAGACGCATTGGACGAAGCGGCGGTGCACCAGGCCATCGAGACCGCGCTGGCGGAAGCCAAGGCGCAGAACATCCGCGGCAAGGCCGTCACGCCCTTTTTGCTCCGCCGCGTCAAGGAGCTGACCGGCGGCGCCAGCCTGAAGGCCAACATCGCCCTGGTCCAGCACAACGCGCGGGTGGGGGCGGAGATCGCGGCGGCGTATGCTGAGCTTTGCCGCAACGCGTTGTAA
- a CDS encoding ArsA family ATPase: MERHIHRRLVFFGGKGGVGKTTCAAAFAWGAARAGKRTLLVSTDPAHNLGDLFGCAIGGEEREIAEGLWALEIDAQREVDRYLRQVKENLRRLLGGRMSASVERHLELTRQSPGTAEAALFDGIVDIVRRAPGAYDLVVFDTAPTGHTLRLLSLPEVLGAWIDGLLRRRKEVTALHHRLLFDGGEPAPDPVAEALAARREAFAEVRAIFLDPEQTAFVFVLVPEKLPIHETAKAIAVLEGQGIPCPTVIVNRLLPPGDGSAFLAARRAQEAKYLAEIARRFANKERITLPLLPRDIDGPEALAQVAERLFAPAQATTGAAGGTWCEERARENR, from the coding sequence ATGGAGCGCCATATCCACCGACGCCTTGTCTTTTTCGGGGGCAAAGGCGGGGTCGGCAAGACGACGTGCGCCGCCGCCTTTGCCTGGGGCGCCGCTCGTGCGGGAAAGCGCACCCTGCTGGTCTCCACCGATCCGGCCCATAACCTCGGCGACCTCTTCGGCTGCGCGATCGGGGGCGAAGAGCGGGAGATCGCCGAAGGCTTATGGGCGCTGGAAATCGACGCCCAGCGGGAAGTTGACCGCTACCTGCGCCAGGTGAAGGAGAATCTCCGCCGCCTCCTGGGGGGACGGATGAGCGCGTCGGTGGAGCGACACCTCGAGTTGACCCGCCAGTCACCCGGCACCGCCGAGGCGGCGCTGTTCGATGGCATAGTGGACATCGTCCGGCGCGCCCCCGGGGCCTATGACCTTGTGGTATTTGACACCGCACCGACCGGGCACACGCTGCGCCTCTTGTCTCTTCCCGAAGTCCTGGGGGCATGGATCGACGGCCTCCTCCGTCGCCGGAAGGAGGTGACGGCGCTGCATCACCGGCTGCTCTTCGACGGAGGCGAACCGGCACCCGATCCGGTGGCCGAGGCATTGGCGGCCCGCCGAGAGGCCTTCGCAGAGGTGCGCGCCATCTTCCTCGATCCGGAGCAAACGGCCTTCGTCTTCGTGCTCGTGCCCGAGAAGCTGCCCATCCACGAGACGGCCAAGGCCATCGCCGTCCTCGAAGGACAGGGCATCCCCTGCCCCACGGTTATCGTCAACCGTCTCCTTCCGCCGGGGGACGGCAGCGCGTTTCTTGCCGCGCGCCGGGCCCAGGAGGCGAAGTACCTGGCGGAGATCGCCCGCCGTTTCGCCAACAAGGAGCGCATCACCCTGCCCCTCCTGCCGCGCGACATTGACGGACCGGAGGCCTTGGCCCAGGTGGCCGAACGGCTCTTTGCACCGGCGCAGGCCACGACGGGAGCCGCCGGCGGAACCTGGTGCGAAGAGCGGGCCCGCGAAAACAGGTAA
- a CDS encoding cory-CC-star protein codes for MSRLGHFRRVWSRLMDLYDEFFYVRYRSAVKRAHDDAEDLFLLLVFSELYGIPNPVSYYTLELLPHLHERFHEWHRRMGMERSPLEGIRCC; via the coding sequence ATGTCACGCCTGGGCCATTTCCGACGCGTGTGGAGCCGGCTGATGGACCTGTATGACGAGTTCTTCTATGTCCGGTATCGGTCGGCCGTGAAACGAGCGCACGACGACGCCGAGGACCTGTTTCTGCTGCTCGTGTTTTCCGAACTGTACGGGATCCCCAACCCCGTGTCGTACTACACGCTGGAACTGCTGCCCCACCTGCACGAACGCTTTCACGAGTGGCACCGGCGGATGGGAATGGAGCGCTCCCCGCTCGAGGGGATCCGCTGCTGCTGA
- a CDS encoding carbon starvation CstA family protein has translation MNAIVLVLIGFLMFYLGYRYYSTLIAERIFRLDPNYVTPAHRYFDGVDYVPTNKHVLWGHHFSSIAGASPILGPAIAMFWGWLPGFLWVVLGTVFAAGVHDFGTLVLSNRHKGQSIGTITTKILGPRAKTMFLLIILFLILMVNAVFAWIIANLFINFPGSVLPIFIEIPLAVLIGLWVYKRRGRLLVPSLIALAIMYAFIWVGYKVPIDVRGWVGQDNAFVFWIVVLMVYGLISSVLPVWVLLQPRDYINSHQLFLGLIVLYLGLFILQPDVTAPAVNTNLPEGSPPLFPLLFITIACGAISGFHGLVASGTSSKQLDKETDARYVGYFGAIGEGALGLLSVIACATAFATLDDWQAHYATFQKAGDGALSAFVLGASQLAEAVGIPRDIGAIFISVLIISFAATSLDTSFRLLRYILVELGNDYKIRLLQNGNVAATVGVLVSLYLVFSTDGGKGIGSGGYVFWPLFGTTNQLLAGLSLLVITVWLKRLGRNYLPTLVPMVFVFAMTLWAMVLNIQTYFAQNKVLLYTIGSAIFVLALWMILEAVNAFRKQHTPPGDHTASL, from the coding sequence TTGAACGCAATCGTCCTGGTGCTGATCGGCTTTCTCATGTTTTATCTCGGGTACCGGTACTATTCCACGTTGATCGCCGAGCGCATCTTCCGGCTCGACCCGAATTACGTGACCCCGGCGCACCGGTATTTTGACGGCGTGGACTACGTGCCCACCAACAAACATGTCTTGTGGGGGCACCATTTCAGTTCGATCGCCGGGGCGTCGCCCATCCTCGGGCCGGCGATTGCCATGTTTTGGGGGTGGCTGCCCGGCTTCTTGTGGGTGGTGCTTGGAACCGTTTTTGCTGCGGGCGTGCACGACTTTGGGACGCTGGTCCTCTCCAACCGGCACAAAGGGCAGTCGATCGGCACGATCACCACCAAAATTCTTGGCCCGCGGGCCAAGACGATGTTTCTGCTCATCATCCTCTTCCTTATTCTGATGGTCAACGCCGTTTTCGCGTGGATCATCGCCAACCTGTTCATCAACTTCCCGGGCAGCGTGCTGCCGATCTTCATTGAGATCCCGCTTGCGGTTCTCATCGGGCTTTGGGTGTACAAACGCCGAGGGCGCTTGCTTGTGCCCTCGCTGATCGCCCTGGCCATTATGTATGCCTTCATTTGGGTCGGCTACAAGGTGCCGATCGATGTCCGCGGCTGGGTGGGGCAGGACAACGCCTTCGTTTTCTGGATTGTCGTGTTGATGGTCTATGGCCTCATTTCCTCCGTCCTCCCGGTGTGGGTTCTGCTGCAGCCGCGTGATTACATCAACTCGCACCAGCTTTTTCTTGGCCTGATCGTCCTGTACCTCGGGCTGTTCATCCTCCAGCCGGACGTGACGGCGCCGGCGGTGAACACCAACCTCCCGGAGGGATCGCCCCCGCTCTTCCCCCTGTTGTTCATCACCATCGCGTGCGGGGCGATCTCCGGGTTCCACGGCCTCGTCGCGTCGGGAACATCGTCCAAACAGCTCGACAAGGAGACGGACGCGCGCTATGTTGGCTACTTCGGCGCGATCGGCGAGGGGGCCCTGGGCCTGCTGTCCGTCATTGCCTGCGCCACGGCTTTTGCCACGCTGGACGACTGGCAGGCCCACTACGCCACCTTCCAGAAGGCGGGTGACGGTGCGCTCAGCGCCTTCGTCCTCGGCGCGTCACAGCTGGCGGAGGCGGTGGGCATTCCGAGGGATATCGGGGCCATCTTCATTTCCGTCCTCATCATCAGCTTCGCGGCCACGTCGCTGGATACGTCATTCCGCCTGCTGCGCTATATCCTCGTCGAATTGGGCAACGATTACAAGATTCGGCTCCTGCAGAACGGAAACGTCGCCGCCACGGTCGGCGTGCTGGTGAGCCTGTACCTCGTCTTCTCCACCGACGGGGGGAAGGGGATCGGTTCCGGCGGGTACGTCTTCTGGCCCCTCTTTGGGACGACGAACCAGCTTCTCGCGGGGCTGTCGCTGCTGGTCATCACGGTGTGGCTGAAGCGGCTCGGCCGCAACTACCTGCCGACCCTCGTGCCGATGGTGTTTGTCTTCGCCATGACGCTGTGGGCGATGGTGCTGAACATCCAGACCTACTTCGCGCAAAACAAGGTGCTCCTGTACACGATCGGATCGGCGATCTTTGTTCTTGCCCTGTGGATGATCCTTGAGGCGGTCAACGCCTTCCGCAAGCAACACACGCCACCGGGCGACCATACGGCTTCCTTGTGA
- a CDS encoding ornithine cyclodeaminase family protein: MLIITEREIRQLYSMKRCLEDVERAFRYHREGNTVTPVRTALPVGAVDAHVLNMPSYVGAVRQAGVKVVSVFPHNPEQGRPAIQGVVLLTDGETGDPVALLDAAYLTMLRTGAASGIATKYMARHDARTCAVLGCGAQAIGQIQAVLEVRPIERILLYNRTRERAEALRETLRGQWEGDVVVVDRADDAVAQADIVICSTRATAPLFDGTRLKPGTHINAIGSYLPHMQEIDVATLHASHKIVVDTREGVLSEAGDFLVPMRQGKWSPDRIYAELAEIVAREKPGRESDEEITLFKSVGVAFLDVVVAHGVYRLALEQKVGTRIAWT, from the coding sequence TTGCTGATCATAACGGAGCGGGAGATTCGCCAGTTGTATTCGATGAAACGCTGTCTGGAGGACGTGGAGCGGGCGTTTCGCTACCACCGCGAAGGAAACACCGTCACGCCGGTGCGAACGGCGCTTCCGGTCGGGGCAGTCGATGCCCATGTCCTGAACATGCCCTCGTACGTCGGAGCGGTTCGACAGGCCGGCGTGAAGGTGGTGAGCGTGTTTCCCCATAACCCGGAGCAGGGACGGCCGGCGATCCAGGGGGTGGTGCTGTTGACGGACGGGGAAACGGGAGACCCCGTGGCGCTTCTGGATGCGGCCTACCTGACCATGCTGCGCACCGGAGCGGCCAGCGGCATTGCCACCAAGTACATGGCCCGCCATGACGCGCGCACCTGCGCGGTGCTGGGGTGTGGGGCCCAGGCGATCGGACAGATCCAGGCCGTTCTCGAGGTCCGGCCGATTGAGCGCATCCTGTTGTACAACCGGACCCGGGAGAGAGCGGAGGCCCTTCGGGAAACCCTTCGCGGCCAATGGGAGGGGGATGTGGTGGTCGTCGATCGGGCGGATGATGCCGTCGCCCAGGCGGACATCGTGATTTGCAGCACACGTGCAACCGCTCCCCTGTTTGACGGCACCCGGCTGAAACCCGGTACGCACATCAACGCGATCGGATCCTATCTTCCGCATATGCAGGAAATCGACGTGGCGACGCTTCACGCTAGCCACAAGATCGTGGTGGACACGCGGGAAGGGGTCCTCAGCGAGGCGGGGGATTTTCTCGTGCCGATGAGACAGGGAAAATGGAGCCCGGACCGCATCTATGCGGAGCTCGCGGAAATCGTCGCCAGGGAGAAGCCGGGGCGGGAATCCGATGAGGAAATCACCCTGTTCAAGTCGGTGGGCGTGGCGTTTCTGGACGTGGTGGTGGCGCATGGGGTGTATCGGCTGGCTCTGGAGCAAAAGGTCGGAACCCGCATTGCGTGGACGTAA